The DNA segment taggtcaagttcgaatctgggtcatgtggggtcaaaaactagatcaccggggcaaatcaaagaaaaagttagttaacagttaagaggccacatttatgaccatatcttaatcttgatgatctttaggtcaataggtcaggtgagcgatacaaggccttcatggccctcttgtttatcataattacaggtgacaagttttcttacctgttgaatagccaATAGGTGTTAAAAGATTATAACGTCTATTGTCTGATAAACAATAACTGTttacaataataatgtttttcgaACAGAAAACGGTTTTAAgtaaattaaagttaaagtttgattaccagaaaagttgtttgcaTTGTTATAACAGTTTGTCATTTTTTTGtggataaaatgctacaatcttagtgttaaacagttattgaatggtccgagagattgaccatattttgcaaattatgaagttcattatgctttcattatggGTAAATACCGTGGGCCTATaggaagtagttcactgcgcacgtccatgaccatgttttattttcgttttttcaACCAAGGTAAGCACTTTCAATATTCCtgatatatcaaaaataggcgcgcATGGCTTgcctataagcgcatatcaaaaataagcgcatagttttggcttaagtataagcgcatatcagaaataggcgcataaaagtgtcactattTTTATTATAAGcgtatgcgcttatttaccagattttacagtagaTTCTTCCctcaaaatgattttgttttgtttcttgataaaatttcagAACATGTTTATGATTTGGAGTGTGAGGCAGAACCAAATGTTGCTGGAAATAGAGTGTGGTGGAGGACACAGAGCATGGGACtactgttgccatggaaacagtgccACCTTTGTGTATGTCAAAACTagagaggtcaaggtcactaataTAGAGATGAGGTCAAATCAGGTTATTGTTAAGGTAAAATGCAGAAAGTTTTCCTGTATTAAGGAACTTAAGGTGTGAATTCATTTGTATTTAGGCAATCTGTATtgatcttaacccttatcatgctggacactactgattctgcctttgcgacgagtgtagatcatgatcagtttgcacatccgtgcagtctgataatgatctacactgtttgatattcagttagtaaattttcagtgaacacccctccgtatgataaatggtattgcccaaattgaatgatggaccaatacattttaaaaatatagcagggtaagggttgagaCATTTTCTGAAGGGTTGTGTCTCTTGCTGTAAGCCTCTCACACAATATTGCACAATGTTTCAATTCAATAGATCAACAAAGATAACATGTCTGGCTGTCTATACACAAGTAGTAAACACTGTAATGGTTATGATAACACAGCTTTGAAACAGTACAGcatctatttctatttttagaaatgtttacaTGGAAGAGAGTTATGTGATTCCAAACATATCTGTTCAGGAATTGACAGTTCAGGTAAGGCTGTTAGATTTGCATATGTTGACAGTTCTGGTATAACATTGTTCAGTTTCATaatgtaaagtttaaaattcGGACCTAGACCTTTAAAagtgggcctccgtggccgagtggttaaggtcgctgacttcaaatcacttgcccctcatcaatgtgggttcaagcctcactcggggcgttgaattcttcatgtgaggaagccatccagctggcttacggaaggtcggtggttctacccaggggcccgtttgtgatgaaataatgcacagaggggcacctggggtcttcctccaccattaaagctggaaagtcgccatatgacctatcatgtgtcggtgcgacgttaaatccaacaacaaaagaCTTTTGAAAATAGTAACCAATGTTTTCATATCTAAGTGGGGTTGGAATAGGATGGCAATTgttgccgagtggttacggtcatTGACTTTGGATCCCTGGCACCATCCAAGCCCTGCTCCAGTTGTTATGTCAGAAAGTCATTCAGGTGGCTTGCTGAAGGTTATTAGTTCTGTGTATGTGCCTGTTTATAGCTTAGATAAGGCTGGGAGGGGCatctagggtcttcctctacAGTTGAAGCTTGGACCTGCAATGTCagtgttacaaaaaatatttaaaaaactatGAGCTAAAACCTAATATCTTAGTGCAAAGTGTTGTGTTTACTCACTTGACTTAACATCATGAAATACTATTAAAAAggagttaaaataaattaattacttCGTAAATGCAGTTCATAGATGATGCTCATCAGAATATCATATTGATAACAAAACCATTAATTTTCAGGCAGACCTGTGAATGTGATGGTAACTTGTATTGAGGATACCTCAGTTTGTCTGTCTGTGCTCCACCGTATCCTTGCTCTgtacaatttattattattattataccagatttatatagcgcccttttcataatcaatttcacgttcaaaggcgctttacatagttcaaatgcagccacacagggcgcataattcatcctctactagtacagacacagagcgatctgaccagagggacagagtgagacaaagcccccatgacagagagatcagaaatcagatacatgcttgtccggctaacttagcctagctcgttgcgaatagacagcctatttctttaacgtgcccagtgtatagcactgatacacgcaaggattgcctgggttcctgaccagtacacctctagttgtgTGGGAAACACTGAatagcgtttctgaaaattctcgagtagctgccggggatcgaacccccgacctcaggattggaaggccagtgtgcaaaccactgagctatccgtccaccagtGGTTAGTGTGTTAGCACATTGTACTTGAAATTGCTTCAGGGTAACGTAATGTGAGCTGCACTGTGAGAATACCAACAtggtgcctttgcgaccagcatggatccagaccagcctgcgcagtctggtcaggatccatgctgtttgctttcaaacttaagcctattgcaattagagaaactgttagcgaacagcatggatcctgaccagactgcgcggatgcacaggctggtctggatccatgctggtggcaactatgttggttttctcatggtgcagatcacagggtcatgagtttgataGCCAGgcaaggcatatgttctctgtgatgactTGATGAAAGACACTTTGTCTGAAGCCATTTCATGCTCCACCTTTGATTTGTGTTGAAAAATTGTctgttacttgtggagaacaggttagtactggtacagaatccagagcATTGGTTAGGTtcactgcccaccattacataattGAAGTTACACTTTAAAAACAGCGTTAAGCCcggaacaaacaaataaatgttcaATTTATAATTTAGTAGTTTACATTTAAGTTTAGAAGTATGAATATATGTTTAAGgtatttggaggtcaaaggcctGCATGCATACTTTAGACTCAAccatgtatttcaaattttaatggaaattttTATCTATTGCTAGTATCTTATATGTACAATTTTGTTTTCTGAGTCTTTCACACTGTTTTTATCAGTTTAATGTAGCatactttaaaacagttacagATTTCTGAAAGAAGAAAATTTTCAACTAAAGGCGACTTcttgaattatatataaaaaatgtccTTATTTCGTGACAGAGTTCATATATTCCATGGGTAATATCATGTAAAATGTATGTATCTCATATGACATGTAAACAGTTCTAGTCAGTCAAGTGTTGTGACCTCTGGAATGTTCCACCTTAATAAGACATCATAGCTTTGCAAGTTcataatatgagccacgccatgagaaaaccaacataatgtgtttgcgagcagcatggatccagacaaccagtctggtaaggatccatgctgtttgcttcaaagcctgttgcaattagagaaactgttagcgaacagcatggatcctgaccagactgtgcagatgcgcaggctggtctggatccatgctggtcgcaaagccactatgttggttttctcatggcgcggctcatattatatttgaaacaaatgggTCATATAGGTTGACTGTTGCAGACGTAGAAGCAAGGTAAACTTTTGAAAGTTTACTTATTATGGTTTAATTATGTCTGTTTCACCATATTATGATAGATTCAgtgaaattacattttttttcttcaagttcaTATTTTCCTACAAAATACATGCATTCTAAGGTTGCAGTTTGTTTTGATGTAGTTTTTCTTGACCACACAAAGATGAAAATAGTATTCCCCAACTGGATGTATGCCACAGTTTGACAGGTCATATATCCACTGTACGATGTGTATATGTCTGTTCATCCGGTCAGTCTGCAAACCAGGTCCTTGATGCTGAAAAGGAAAACCCCATTGTACACAGAAAATTGATCTTCAGTGGTGGAGGTAGAGCTCAGTTGAAAGTGTGGGGTATTGAAACCAGATttccaaatacagaaaatgtaaGAGATCACACTTCAGAAacaagaagaaaaactaaaagtGAAACATGTGATCATGACTCGGCTCTCACCTCAGAATTATCAGCTGAAAAGATTGTACCAGGGATAATTGAAAAACTTCGCCATCAAGATACAGGACCACTCATTGCACAAGGTCATATACATTCTCAATTGACTAGTTTTAAGTGTAAGGAAACATCTTGTAGTGAAAATAATAGACCATCAGATACTTGtgataaatatgaaaattcaaaatgtgATAAATGTTCTCTAAATTATTTGTGCTTGGCTGGTCTGCAACTGAGCCAAAGAAATCGAAAATGTCGGAAACCATGGAGACAACCTGTGGACAATTCCGACCCTGAGACCAGGATACTTAACCTTTCTGTGGTGACACCTGAAGATCTAGGTCAcataaagtcaaggtcactgtatTTTGTGTCTGCTGATGGGATTTTAAGGTGAGTTAAGTTAAACCTATTGTCATGCAAAGATGTAAAGATAATGAAAAGAATTTAATGTT comes from the Mercenaria mercenaria strain notata chromosome 9, MADL_Memer_1, whole genome shotgun sequence genome and includes:
- the LOC123547278 gene encoding WD repeat-containing protein 6-like isoform X2, with protein sequence MTFTFVLAPSKHRWVSTATLAQEGSRIVAGDRTGSLFVYMFVDESKTGELIQTFPKFHGKAGVTYVCCHDNQVYSSGRDGMYRMFVWNEDNQLDLLHTNRVCKSFEWLEKLEFTEEEDIQIHGFYTNMFMIWSVRQNQMLLEIECGGGHRAWDYCCHGNSATFVYVKTREVKVTNIEMRSNQVIVKKCLHGRELCDSKHICSGIDSSGRPVNVMVTCIEDTSVCLSVLHRILALYNLLLLLYQIYIAPFS